The window gcggcgggggttagggacggcggcgcgagggAGACCCCGGTCGCCTTGCGGGAGCGACACggggggttgggggggggggcaataGAGTTAAGTTTTACTGAACCACCCTGGAGATATATTGCAATCAGGTTTAGATGAGCACAAAGAAGGATGATAAATCCACAACAGCCTCAAATTCACATTCCAAGATAACTAACTACCGGTTCTTGCAATCAGATGTGCTGTGGACCGACGTTACTTCCCCCCTGGAGAGCAAAGTATGACAGATTGATAAATACATGCCAAACGTTGCCAACTAACGGAACAAACTGGGAGAAGATTCAGCTTACTGTTCACTTACGTGTTCATCATTAGCGTGATATTGTCTCCTTTTAAGAGGATGCGGCCTGGAAAGAATTCAGGGCATAAATTATAGAGTACTCAACACAGGCGGAGGGCAAAGAATTATAGAAGAATGTGACATTCCGTACCTAGAGATTTCCTGGTGCTTTTCTTGACGTTGATCTCCTCAGCATCATCCAGTACCAAATTCATGTATTCATCAAATCCCTACAAACAGTAACTGGAGAATGAAATGCTAACACAAAAAATCTACATAATCTATACACCAACAGTACAAGAGAAGGGTGCCTTGATATGCAATGTGACACAACATCACAGATGCGACACTTACAGTTATGAGACAGATATGAACTACATCATGGGCTGGGTTGGACCCTCAGGCCTCAGCCTATCCCAATTGTTTTCTCTAAATGCTCAGTATGGATTTAACAGGCTTTTGATCCTAGGCTCTGGGCAAATCCCTGTCAGCTCTGGGCCGGGATCTGCCTGAGAGCCCGGATCCATTTTCTCTTGTATGAACTATAGT is drawn from Panicum virgatum strain AP13 chromosome 1N, P.virgatum_v5, whole genome shotgun sequence and contains these coding sequences:
- the LOC120654526 gene encoding small nuclear ribonucleoprotein E-like — protein: MASTKVQRIMTQPINLIFRFLQSKARIQIWLFEQKDLRIEGRIIGFDEYMNLVLDDAEEINVKKSTRKSLGRILLKGDNITLMMNTGK